A window from Planctomycetia bacterium encodes these proteins:
- the eda gene encoding bifunctional 4-hydroxy-2-oxoglutarate aldolase/2-dehydro-3-deoxy-phosphogluconate aldolase, producing the protein MASPDHTTRLLSSGVVGIIRASDSSRLVDVAKALVAGGVDCLEVTFTVPKAHRVLEQVADALGNQVLLGAGTVLDPETCRIAILSGAEFIVSPGTNLDVIAMCRRYTKLALPGAMTPTEVIVAWQAGADFVKVFPCDVLGPNHIKALRGPLPQVRMIPTGGVTLETAADFIKAGACALGIGSSLVEPKAIAAGDWGRIESLAKQYVKIVSETRAQLKA; encoded by the coding sequence ATGGCTTCTCCCGATCACACGACTCGGCTTCTTTCCAGCGGTGTCGTCGGCATCATTCGCGCGAGCGACAGCAGCCGGCTGGTCGACGTCGCCAAGGCGCTCGTCGCCGGCGGAGTCGATTGCCTCGAAGTGACGTTTACGGTCCCGAAGGCGCATCGGGTGTTGGAGCAGGTCGCCGATGCGTTGGGCAACCAAGTGCTGCTCGGAGCCGGCACGGTGCTCGATCCCGAGACGTGCCGCATCGCCATTCTTTCCGGAGCGGAGTTCATCGTCTCGCCGGGAACGAATCTCGACGTGATCGCGATGTGTCGTCGTTATACGAAGCTCGCGCTCCCCGGAGCGATGACGCCGACGGAAGTCATCGTGGCTTGGCAGGCCGGCGCCGACTTCGTGAAGGTGTTTCCTTGCGATGTGCTCGGCCCGAACCACATCAAGGCGCTGCGCGGACCGTTGCCGCAGGTGCGGATGATTCCGACCGGCGGCGTCACGCTGGAAACGGCCGCCGACTTCATCAAGGCCGGAGCCTGTGCGCTTGGCATCGGCTCGTCGCTCGTCGAGCCGAAAGCGATCGCCGCCGGCGACTGGGGGCGTATCGAGTCGCTGGCGAAGCAGTACGTGAAGATCGTGAGCGAGACGCGCGCGCAGTTGAAAGCGTAG
- the trpD gene encoding anthranilate phosphoribosyltransferase, whose product MSSAPQHALLGRLAAGAGLTLDETAEAVGGIMQGQWSEGEIGLFLTGLREKGETAEELAGAATAMRSQMRRIKTSRTGIIDTCGTGGVGSTIFNVSTTAALVTAAAGVPVAKHGNRRVTSRSGSADVLAELGVNVQAELEVVERSLEELGICFCFAPLMHSAMKHVAPVRQKLGGRTIFNLLGPLTNPAGAEFQLLGVGRTELRALLAEALVLLKTERAVVVSGDDGLGEVTIAGATQVTEVDKLRRSYTADERAVAETLATELKHPREYVWQPQDFDVEVQTLETAHVDSPAASAAIIRSVLGGAQGPARDLVVVNAAAALWTAGRAPTTLASAALAREAIDSGDAERLLARLVKITNP is encoded by the coding sequence GCGCTGCTCGGTCGCCTCGCGGCCGGCGCCGGTCTTACGCTCGACGAAACGGCCGAAGCGGTCGGCGGCATCATGCAAGGGCAGTGGAGCGAAGGGGAAATCGGCCTCTTCCTGACCGGCCTGCGCGAAAAAGGAGAGACGGCCGAAGAGCTCGCCGGCGCGGCCACCGCGATGCGCAGCCAAATGCGACGGATCAAGACCTCACGCACCGGCATCATCGATACCTGCGGCACCGGCGGCGTAGGCTCGACGATCTTCAACGTGAGCACCACCGCCGCGCTCGTCACCGCGGCGGCCGGCGTCCCGGTGGCGAAGCACGGCAATCGGCGCGTGACGAGCCGTAGCGGCTCGGCCGACGTATTGGCCGAGCTCGGGGTCAACGTCCAGGCCGAGCTCGAAGTGGTCGAGCGGTCGTTGGAAGAACTCGGCATTTGTTTCTGCTTCGCCCCGCTGATGCACTCGGCGATGAAGCATGTCGCACCGGTTCGCCAGAAGCTCGGCGGACGCACGATCTTCAACCTGCTCGGGCCGTTGACGAATCCGGCCGGCGCGGAGTTTCAGCTGCTCGGAGTCGGCCGCACGGAGCTACGGGCCCTGTTGGCCGAAGCCCTGGTGTTGCTCAAGACCGAGCGAGCCGTGGTCGTGAGCGGCGACGACGGCTTAGGAGAAGTCACGATTGCCGGCGCCACGCAAGTGACCGAGGTCGATAAGCTGCGCCGCTCCTACACGGCCGACGAACGAGCGGTCGCGGAAACCCTGGCTACCGAGTTGAAGCATCCGCGCGAATACGTGTGGCAGCCGCAAGATTTCGACGTCGAAGTGCAAACGCTCGAAACGGCCCATGTCGATTCCCCCGCCGCCAGCGCCGCGATCATTCGCAGCGTGCTCGGCGGCGCGCAAGGGCCGGCGCGCGATCTCGTCGTCGTGAATGCAGCCGCGGCGCTCTGGACCGCCGGTCGCGCACCTACGACCTTGGCCTCCGCCGCCTTGGCTCGCGAAGCGATCGATTCCGGCGACGCCGAACGATTGCTCGCCCGCCTCGTCAAGATCACCAATCCCTAA